Proteins from one Deinococcus sp. AB2017081 genomic window:
- the gabT gene encoding 4-aminobutyrate--2-oxoglutarate transaminase — translation MTITTTRTDDLLALRQSEIPRGISLAHPIVAARAEGVKLWDVEGREYHDWVGGIGVLNVGHNHPAVVAAVHAQLTNFSHTCFQVTAYEPYLRLAQRLNARFPAPGKAKTLFLSTGAEATENAIKIARAFTNRPAVISFTHSFHGRTLMGMTLTGKKAYYAQNFGPFAPDVYHAPFPYEYRGTTVQAALEGLRELFRTTVDASRVAAIILEPVLGEGGFLPAPVEFLKALRQICDEHGIVFIADEIQSGVGRTGDFWAIEASGVQPDLLTFAKSIGGGLPISGVTGRADIMDAPLTGGLGGTYAGNPLACAAGLAVLDLFEDGTLLEHARHVGTRLHDAFTALQGDIGAVGDVRGQGPMIALEFVKDRVSREPDPDLATRVVEEARTRGLLLLKAGMYANVIRVLVPLTVTDDELSEGLEKFTGAVRAAAGG, via the coding sequence ATGACCATCACCACCACCCGCACCGACGACCTCCTGGCCCTGCGGCAATCGGAGATCCCGCGCGGCATCAGTCTCGCGCATCCCATCGTGGCCGCCCGCGCCGAGGGCGTGAAACTGTGGGACGTCGAGGGCCGCGAGTACCACGACTGGGTCGGCGGGATCGGCGTGCTGAACGTCGGGCACAACCACCCGGCGGTCGTGGCGGCCGTGCACGCGCAGCTCACGAACTTCAGCCACACGTGTTTCCAGGTCACGGCCTACGAGCCGTACCTGCGCCTCGCGCAGCGCCTGAACGCCCGCTTCCCCGCCCCCGGCAAGGCCAAGACGCTGTTCCTCAGCACCGGCGCGGAGGCCACCGAGAATGCCATCAAGATCGCCCGCGCGTTCACGAACCGCCCCGCCGTGATCTCGTTCACGCACTCCTTCCACGGCCGCACCCTGATGGGCATGACCCTGACCGGCAAGAAGGCGTACTACGCGCAGAACTTCGGCCCCTTCGCGCCGGACGTGTACCACGCGCCGTTCCCGTACGAGTACCGCGGCACCACCGTGCAGGCCGCGCTGGAGGGCCTGCGCGAACTGTTCCGCACGACCGTGGACGCGTCCAGGGTGGCCGCGATCATCCTCGAACCCGTCCTGGGCGAGGGCGGCTTCCTGCCCGCCCCGGTGGAGTTCCTGAAAGCCCTGCGCCAGATCTGCGACGAGCACGGCATCGTGTTCATCGCCGACGAGATCCAGAGCGGCGTGGGCCGCACCGGCGACTTCTGGGCCATCGAGGCGAGCGGGGTGCAGCCGGACCTGCTGACCTTCGCCAAGAGCATCGGCGGGGGCCTGCCCATCAGCGGCGTCACCGGCCGCGCCGACATCATGGACGCCCCGCTGACCGGCGGGCTCGGCGGCACGTATGCCGGGAACCCCCTGGCGTGCGCGGCGGGCCTCGCGGTGCTCGACCTGTTCGAGGACGGCACGCTGCTGGAACATGCCCGGCACGTCGGCACCCGCCTGCACGACGCCTTCACGGCCCTCCAGGGCGACATCGGTGCCGTGGGCGACGTGCGCGGCCAGGGCCCCATGATCGCCCTGGAATTCGTCAAAGACCGCGTGAGCCGCGAGCCCGACCCCGACCTGGCCACCCGCGTCGTCGAGGAAGCCCGCACGCGCGGCCTGCTGCTCCTCAAGGCCGGCATGTACGCCAACGTCATCCGCGTCCTCGTGCCCCTCACCGTCACCGACGACGAACTCAGCGAGGGCCTGGAGAAGTTCACGGGCGCGGTGCGCGCGGCAGCGGGCGGCTGA
- the eutC gene encoding ethanolamine ammonia-lyase subunit EutC gives MTPADDPWAILKDFTEARVAQGRAGTSLPTRELLKFTQAHAAAQDAVHDAADIAGLRAVLEGLGETVLEVRSRASDRAIYLRRPDFGRTLHPESAALLSGHRAGPPPDIAVVVADGLSAGALAQVPGVLGALLPALRQDGFTLAPVVLAVQARVALGDGVALALGARLVLVLIGERPGLSSPDSLGAYLTFGPQPLTPDSARNCVSNIRPAGLDTRTAAWRLHWLIVSALRRQLSGVSLKDESGEVPRHFAPHALR, from the coding sequence GTGACCCCCGCCGACGACCCCTGGGCGATCCTGAAGGACTTCACGGAGGCGCGGGTGGCGCAGGGCCGCGCCGGCACGTCGCTGCCCACCCGCGAACTCCTGAAGTTCACGCAGGCGCACGCGGCAGCACAGGACGCCGTCCACGACGCGGCGGATATCGCGGGGCTGCGGGCCGTGCTCGAAGGGCTGGGCGAGACCGTGCTGGAGGTGCGCAGCCGCGCTTCAGACCGGGCCATCTACCTGCGGCGGCCGGATTTCGGGCGCACCCTGCACCCGGAGTCGGCCGCGCTGCTGTCGGGCCACCGGGCCGGGCCACCGCCCGACATCGCCGTGGTCGTCGCGGACGGCCTGTCGGCGGGGGCGCTGGCGCAGGTGCCGGGCGTGCTCGGGGCGCTGCTGCCGGCGCTGCGTCAGGACGGCTTCACGCTCGCGCCCGTCGTGCTGGCCGTGCAGGCCCGCGTGGCTCTCGGGGACGGGGTGGCGCTCGCCCTGGGGGCACGGCTGGTGCTTGTCCTGATCGGCGAGCGGCCCGGCCTGAGCAGCCCCGACAGCCTGGGCGCGTACCTGACCTTTGGTCCGCAGCCGCTGACCCCGGACTCGGCCCGCAACTGCGTGTCGAACATCCGCCCGGCCGGGCTGGACACCCGTACGGCCGCGTGGCGGCTGCACTGGCTGATCGTCAGTGCCCTGCGCCGGCAGCTCAGCGGCGTGTCCCTCAAGGACGAGAGCGGCGAGGTGCCCCGGCACTTCGCGCCTCATGCCCTGCGGTGA